Proteins found in one Paenibacillus borealis genomic segment:
- a CDS encoding zinc dependent phospholipase C family protein gives MPNIWMHLEYGQQLAGEFRSRFPFLHNLQQQERLYNLGCQGPDFLLYHSFLPWSKDAGALHLGDLMHTQHCGPVLIDFWEAARTLEGADAAQAQLYFLGFLTHHLLDRNLHPYINWKAGYKFRDHQRFEIDLDTLFMKRLRGINTWQNAAWTRIDTGSRLPVPVHNILHTTVLRHYPDAMGKLPEEIWQSSYRDMVLAHRCLYDPKGWKKAVTWGRTRRLFSRKLTAHEERLDYLNEQHSEWRHSALYSEVRTESVWELWEQALEEGRTVLTALADWLECTDAAAARHKLEQFTMVLGDRSYDTGKDCSMNLQNQYAEPIWTSLPGS, from the coding sequence ATGCCTAATATCTGGATGCATCTCGAATACGGGCAACAGCTGGCCGGAGAATTCCGCAGCCGGTTCCCGTTCTTACATAATCTGCAGCAGCAGGAACGCCTGTATAATCTCGGCTGTCAGGGGCCGGATTTCCTGCTGTATCACAGCTTCCTGCCATGGAGCAAGGATGCCGGAGCCCTTCATCTCGGGGATCTGATGCATACCCAGCACTGCGGGCCTGTGCTCATTGATTTCTGGGAAGCTGCGCGGACTCTCGAAGGAGCTGATGCGGCTCAGGCACAGCTCTATTTCCTCGGCTTCCTGACCCACCATCTGCTGGACCGGAACCTGCATCCGTATATTAACTGGAAGGCAGGCTACAAATTCCGCGATCACCAGCGGTTCGAAATTGATCTGGATACCTTGTTTATGAAGCGCCTGCGCGGGATCAATACCTGGCAGAACGCCGCCTGGACAAGAATAGATACCGGTTCCCGGCTGCCTGTGCCGGTTCACAATATTCTTCACACCACTGTACTACGGCACTATCCGGATGCAATGGGCAAGCTGCCTGAAGAAATCTGGCAGAGCTCCTACCGGGATATGGTGCTGGCCCACAGATGTCTGTATGACCCGAAGGGCTGGAAGAAAGCCGTCACCTGGGGCAGGACACGCCGGCTGTTCTCACGTAAGCTGACTGCTCATGAAGAGCGCCTGGATTACCTGAATGAACAACACTCCGAGTGGCGGCATTCGGCACTCTATTCCGAGGTCCGGACGGAATCCGTCTGGGAGCTGTGGGAGCAGGCACTGGAGGAAGGCCGAACTGTGCTCACAGCACTCGCCGATTGGCTGGAATGTACGGATGCTGCCGCAGCAAGGCACAAGCTCGAACAGTTCACCATGGTACTGGGCGACCGTTCGTATGATACCGGCAAGGATTGCAGCATGAACCTGCAGAACCAATATGCTGAACCTATCTGGACCAGCCTCCCCGGCAGCTGA
- a CDS encoding class I SAM-dependent methyltransferase, producing the protein MDKRLTFNEDAANYDKWRPAYCAELFQDIIAYSRIGQGRKAIEIGIGTGQATRPFLETGCELAAIELGQELAEYSRLKFREYKKFSVHNSTFEEFTGPDDSVDLIYSATAFHWIPEDVGYPKAFELLKTGGTLALFWNRPFAAREDDELHQHIQRIYQQYRPSNTKLIEHDTERYNAISQNLHTYGFRDVQLKLYHLTRSFSSADYIALLNTYSDHRSMPPAIKESFEDEIRAAILQSGDILNVYDTIDLHLGRK; encoded by the coding sequence GTGGATAAACGGTTAACATTCAATGAGGATGCAGCGAACTACGACAAATGGAGGCCGGCCTATTGTGCGGAATTATTCCAGGACATTATTGCGTATTCCCGGATCGGGCAGGGCAGGAAGGCTATTGAAATCGGGATTGGGACAGGCCAGGCAACCCGGCCTTTTCTGGAAACCGGCTGCGAATTAGCGGCCATTGAACTGGGGCAGGAGCTCGCGGAGTATTCACGATTAAAGTTCCGGGAGTATAAGAAATTCAGCGTGCACAATAGTACATTTGAAGAATTCACAGGCCCGGACGACAGCGTAGACCTTATTTACTCCGCTACTGCATTTCATTGGATTCCAGAGGACGTTGGTTACCCGAAGGCATTCGAATTGTTAAAAACCGGCGGCACACTGGCCTTATTCTGGAACCGGCCTTTTGCAGCACGGGAGGATGACGAGTTACATCAGCATATTCAGCGTATTTACCAGCAGTACAGGCCCTCAAATACCAAATTAATCGAACATGATACGGAAAGATACAATGCCATCTCACAGAATCTGCATACTTACGGGTTCCGGGATGTACAGCTTAAGCTGTATCATTTAACGAGAAGCTTCTCCTCAGCGGATTACATTGCCCTGCTTAATACATATTCAGACCATAGAAGTATGCCACCTGCTATAAAAGAATCGTTTGAGGACGAGATCAGAGCCGCAATACTTCAATCCGGTGATATCCTGAACGTGTATGATACGATTGACCTGCATTTGGGCAGAAAATGA
- a CDS encoding GNAT family N-acetyltransferase codes for MPDMLVKLYDLPDNSALLERLRGEGIAIKRAMTGDKQAIVDFVGLHFTNSWRNECETAFSHLPVHCYIAVKQGEVIGFACHDVVVKNFFGPTGVLEEYRGLGIGKALLLECLSAMHRNGYGYAIIGWVVDAVPFYEKSVGAIAVPDSFPGVFRDLISMD; via the coding sequence ATGCCTGATATGCTCGTTAAGCTATATGATCTGCCGGATAATAGTGCGCTGCTGGAACGTCTGCGGGGCGAAGGAATTGCCATCAAACGGGCGATGACCGGGGATAAGCAGGCCATTGTGGATTTTGTCGGCCTCCATTTCACGAATAGCTGGCGGAATGAATGTGAGACGGCCTTCTCACATCTGCCCGTCCACTGCTACATTGCCGTGAAGCAGGGCGAAGTGATCGGCTTCGCCTGCCACGATGTTGTAGTGAAGAACTTCTTCGGCCCGACCGGCGTGCTGGAGGAGTACCGGGGACTTGGCATCGGGAAGGCACTGCTGCTGGAATGCCTGTCCGCGATGCACCGGAACGGCTACGGCTACGCCATCATCGGCTGGGTCGTGGACGCAGTGCCTTTCTATGAGAAGAGCGTCGGCGCGATTGCGGTGCCTGATTCTTTTCCCGGCGTATTCCGTGACCTGATCAGCATGGACTGA
- a CDS encoding family 20 glycosylhydrolase codes for MNIPLIPQPQVVQSRGPEPVSGIRGWTVELWMPGNDVRLLAAAQGIFAGVTEVKESGGSAVYALVSEGTRFNTRMARRVEGKHDGYVLITDTDRVELYALSASGLFYGLKTLDQLLAAGGGSVPAVTIADWADLRLRSDYLDLRTVYPTYEHMLEYIAELASYKINTLIIEYEDKLPFRKLSFLRHPEFAFTEEEHRQLLQTAHDHFVTVIPKQQSFGHLEYILKHPVYIGLREVPETVSELCPHRAGSFEMMAGILEEVAALHPYSEYLHLGCDEVWTLGTCEDCRRSGLTPEASFIRFVNQLAEKTISLGKTPMIWHDMIMHATLDEIAALDKRVVVVVWIYGGHRMKADARLILHKLRDAGIETIGASSVRCWDDNGDQNYPVIHNRIKNVLDWIQLAQSEQLDGIIHTNWGCPFSLGSPYGLFETSRYPAFFAAEQSWNAKADIPSFLVRFLHQFHGMETAQLMGEEWADYAVTDYYSLIPQLLPDVKKNRLTAELIDAMIQYEIPAQRRSPLHTFLFRGAMSPDSEEVITFLRDKYRSGYGDLFRARQRMQSVLAELLPPQMAELFIRSRFYRPELFEADLRGMITDLEMIEQKAGDS; via the coding sequence ATGAACATTCCACTGATTCCGCAGCCTCAGGTGGTGCAGAGCCGGGGACCGGAACCGGTCAGCGGCATCCGCGGCTGGACGGTGGAGCTGTGGATGCCCGGGAATGATGTCCGGTTATTGGCGGCAGCGCAAGGAATATTCGCGGGGGTGACAGAGGTTAAGGAGTCCGGCGGCAGCGCTGTATACGCGCTAGTCTCGGAGGGAACCCGCTTCAATACCCGCATGGCCCGGCGGGTAGAAGGCAAGCATGACGGTTACGTTCTGATTACTGATACGGACAGGGTTGAGCTATACGCGCTTAGCGCTTCCGGATTGTTCTACGGGCTTAAGACACTGGATCAGCTGCTGGCTGCCGGGGGCGGCTCGGTGCCGGCGGTGACCATTGCCGACTGGGCGGATCTGCGGCTGCGCAGCGATTATCTTGATCTGCGCACAGTCTATCCGACTTATGAGCATATGCTGGAATATATCGCAGAGCTGGCCAGCTACAAGATCAATACGCTGATCATTGAATATGAGGACAAGCTGCCGTTCCGCAAGCTGAGCTTCCTGCGCCATCCCGAATTCGCCTTCACCGAAGAAGAACACCGGCAGCTCCTGCAGACTGCACATGACCATTTCGTCACCGTGATTCCGAAGCAGCAGTCCTTCGGGCATCTGGAATATATTCTGAAGCATCCGGTCTATATCGGGCTGCGCGAAGTCCCCGAGACCGTGTCGGAGCTATGCCCGCACCGCGCAGGCTCCTTCGAGATGATGGCCGGCATTCTGGAGGAAGTGGCTGCCCTACATCCGTACAGCGAATATCTCCATCTAGGCTGTGATGAAGTCTGGACGCTCGGCACCTGTGAAGACTGCCGGAGATCCGGGCTTACCCCGGAGGCCTCCTTCATCCGCTTCGTCAATCAGCTGGCGGAGAAGACCATCAGCCTCGGCAAAACACCGATGATCTGGCATGACATGATCATGCACGCCACCCTAGACGAGATCGCCGCACTCGACAAACGTGTCGTAGTGGTCGTCTGGATCTATGGCGGACACCGGATGAAGGCGGATGCCCGGCTCATTCTCCACAAGCTGCGCGATGCCGGCATCGAGACCATCGGCGCCTCCTCTGTCCGCTGTTGGGATGATAACGGCGACCAGAATTATCCGGTGATTCATAACCGGATCAAGAATGTGCTAGACTGGATTCAGCTGGCGCAGTCGGAGCAGCTGGACGGAATCATTCATACGAATTGGGGATGCCCGTTCTCGCTGGGCAGTCCATACGGCCTGTTCGAGACCTCGCGTTACCCGGCTTTCTTCGCTGCAGAGCAGAGCTGGAATGCCAAGGCTGACATTCCCTCCTTCCTGGTCCGTTTCCTGCACCAGTTCCATGGTATGGAGACGGCTCAGCTTATGGGCGAGGAATGGGCGGATTATGCGGTAACCGATTATTATTCCCTGATCCCGCAGCTGCTGCCGGATGTGAAGAAGAACCGCTTAACCGCTGAACTGATCGACGCCATGATCCAGTATGAGATCCCGGCGCAGCGCCGCTCTCCGCTGCATACGTTCCTCTTCCGCGGAGCGATGTCGCCGGACAGCGAGGAAGTCATTACCTTTCTCCGGGATAAGTACAGAAGCGGATATGGGGATTTATTCAGAGCCAGGCAGCGGATGCAGAGCGTGCTTGCAGAGCTGCTTCCGCCGCAGATGGCAGAGCTGTTCATCCGCTCCCGGTTCTACCGGCCGGAATTATTCGAAGCAGACCTGCGCGGGATGATTACAGATCTTGAGATGATTGAACAGAAAGCGGGGGATAGCTGA